A window of Paenibacillus polygoni contains these coding sequences:
- a CDS encoding Lrp/AsnC family transcriptional regulator gives MKIDDIDISILAELTKDARLSMRELGRLVNLSAPSVTERVKRLEDYGMIEGYTIQVNRKKLGFTMDCLIEITIQHGDHKRFRAFVENYPTVLSCYRIAGRACYMVMLTLSQLEDIETFLDEISTYASTSTHVVFSEVKINTALEQHTPLLS, from the coding sequence ATGAAAATTGATGATATCGATATTTCTATTTTGGCAGAACTTACGAAAGATGCACGGCTTTCCATGAGGGAACTCGGGAGACTGGTCAATCTGTCAGCTCCGTCCGTGACAGAACGGGTGAAAAGGTTAGAAGACTATGGAATGATTGAGGGCTATACGATTCAAGTCAATCGTAAAAAGCTTGGATTCACCATGGATTGTTTAATAGAAATAACGATTCAACATGGGGATCACAAACGCTTCAGAGCTTTTGTGGAAAATTATCCTACCGTCTTATCTTGCTACCGAATTGCAGGCAGGGCGTGTTATATGGTGATGCTGACCTTAAGTCAATTAGAGGATATCGAAACGTTTTTAGATGAAATTTCAACGTATGCTTCTACATCTACACATGTGGTTTTTTCTGAAGTTAAAATAAATACAGCATTAGAACAGCACACGCCGCTTTTGTCGTAA